One segment of Chionomys nivalis chromosome 3, mChiNiv1.1, whole genome shotgun sequence DNA contains the following:
- the Selplg gene encoding P-selectin glycoprotein ligand 1, translating into MLPHFLLLLSLLGLSDSLQTWDIQEHGTKVASGPAPLRERRQAAGDDDLEDYDYFPEGTEPPEMLINVTSAVAANPESPTVMIMLEQRVSVGAGTSESTTAEVTATRPAGPDAGGLAVEIVSTESVTEWKPTTVEMTIQPAVTEAGTSHPAPTEAETSQPAPTEAETSQPAPTEAETSQPAPTEAETSQPAPTEAETSQPAPTEAETSQPAPMEAETSQLPRSQVVKSLFTEATATEAPSTEPTATETMPTESTAAETMSTDSTIFLGLSVTHKDNDVATGHLNDNGLKNGLFVTPRSSLATTTPGISDLIPVKQCLLVILILASLATIFLVCTVVLAVRLSRKNHMYPVRNYSPTEMICISSLLPEGGEGAPVTANGDLPKVQDPKTEPSEDRDGDDLTLRSFLP; encoded by the coding sequence ATGCTTCCACACTTCCTGCTGTTGCTGAGCCTCTTGGGCCTTAGTGACAGCCTCCAGACATGGGACATCCAGGAGCATGGAACCAAGGTAGCCTCAGGCCCTGCGCCTCTTCGGGAACGGAGACAAGCAGCTGGAGATGATGATTTGGAGGATTATGATTATTTCCCGGAAGGCACAGAACCCCCAGAAATGCTGATCAATGTCACCAGTGCGGTGGCTGCAAACCCTGAGTCTCCAACTGTGATGATCATGCTGGAGCAGAGAGTTTCTGTGGGGGCCGGAACCTCTGAGTCAACCACTGCCGAGGTTACCGCCACCCGCCCTGCTGGTCCAGACGCAGGAGGACTGGCTGTTGAAATAGTGAGTACAGAGTCAGTCACAGAGTGGAAGCCAACCACAGTGGAGATGACCATCCAACCAGCAGTCACAGAGGCAGGGACCTCACATCCAGCAcccacagaagcagagacctcacagccagcacccacagaagcagagacctCACAGCCAGCACCCACGGAGGCAGAGACCTCACAGCCAGCACCCACGGAGGCAGAGACCTCACAGCCAGCACCCACGGAGGCAGAGACCTCGCAGCCAGCACCCACGGAGGCAGAGACCTCGCAGCCAGCACCCATGGAGGCAGAGACCTCGCAGCTTCCCAGGAGTCAGGTTGTAAAAAGTCTGTTCACAGAGGCCACAGCCACAGAAGCACCTTCTACAGAACCCACTGCCACAGAGACCATGCCCACGGAGTCCACTGCTGCGGAAACCATGTCCACTGACTCTACCATCTTCCTTGGGTTATCTGTGACTCATAAGGACAATGACGTGGCAACTGGCCACTTGAATGACAATGGCTTGAAGAATGGGCTGTTTGTGACTCCTAGGAGCTCTCTGGCCACAACGACCCCAGGGATCTCGGACCTCATCCCCGTGAAGCAATGCCTGCTGGTCATCCTCATCTTAGCCTCTCTGGCCACCATCTTCCTGGTGTGCACGGTGGTGCTGGCAGTCCGCCTTTCCCGTAAGAACCACATGTACCCGGTGCGGAACTACTCCCCCACTGAGATGATCTGTATCTCATCCTTACTGCCTGAGGGGGGTGAAGGGGCCCCTGTCACAGCCAATGGGGACTTGCCCAAGGTCCAGGACCCGAAGACCGAGCCCAGTGAGGACCGAGACGGGGATGACCTCACCCTGCGCAGCTTCCTCCCTTAG